A single region of the Anaerococcus urinomassiliensis genome encodes:
- a CDS encoding ClbS/DfsB family four-helix bundle protein encodes MRSYESKEELKNEIKKTFGKYISEFDNIPEELKDKRVDQVDRTPAENLAYQVGWTTLVLKWEEDEKKGIEVKTPSDKFKWNQLGELYQWFTDTYAHKSLKELKEQLSQNIEDIYSLIDNLTEEELFKPHMRKWADEATKTATWEVYKFIHVNTVAPFGTFRTKIRKWKKLNNFVNVIK; translated from the coding sequence ATGAGGTCTTATGAAAGTAAGGAAGAATTAAAAAATGAGATAAAGAAAACTTTTGGAAAATATATTTCAGAGTTTGATAATATCCCAGAAGAATTAAAAGATAAAAGAGTAGATCAAGTTGATAGGACACCAGCTGAAAATCTTGCCTATCAAGTAGGTTGGACAACTTTAGTTTTGAAATGGGAAGAAGATGAAAAAAAGGGAATTGAGGTTAAAACGCCATCTGACAAATTTAAGTGGAATCAACTTGGAGAATTGTATCAATGGTTTACAGATACCTATGCTCATAAATCGTTAAAGGAATTAAAAGAACAACTATCACAGAATATAGAAGATATTTACTCTTTGATAGATAATCTTACAGAGGAAGAATTATTTAAACCACATATGAGAAAATGGGCAGATGAAGCAACAAAAACTGCAACTTGGGAAGTATATAAATTTATCCATGTAAATACAGTAGCACCATTTGGAACATTTAGGACTAAGATTAGAAAATGGAAAAAACTTAATAATTTTGTGAATGTAATTAAATAA
- the istA gene encoding IS21 family transposase has product MDKNAIIRLKNQGYSNREVSRILKINRKTVAKYWNKYQEDVKNLDNPNLDRALVQEEIAKAPSYDSSNRKKIKYTKEVDEYLDQILESEKRKDSILGNHKQALSVVQIHKMIVDKGFDISYPSIAVYVRKKREASKECFIKQVYDFADRLEYDFGELKLVIDGKLVSLNMAVMSSPASNFRWAYLYTSQNQDVFFDSQVRFFNMIGGMYREIVYDNMRNVVSKFIGRNEKELNPRLIEFANYYGFSVNVTNCFSGNEKGHVEGSVRIIRKNAFCEKYEFDSIDQAQEYLNSKLIQLNKDSKINEEKKHLLVLRPTYELSKVSFAKVDKYSLIQVDKNKYSLPDYMVGKTVLVRAYAREIKIYVNDKLLAVHKRKDGANEYSIDITHYLKSLARKPGAIRNSLALKSHPDLKNIFDKYFTSNPKKFIELVELNKDKDIDQIVDILNNYSNTKKELDVLDIVKTDKKEADIEIKARKIVASYDCLVIGG; this is encoded by the coding sequence ATGGATAAGAATGCAATAATAAGACTTAAAAATCAAGGATATTCAAATAGAGAAGTATCTAGAATACTTAAGATTAATAGGAAGACTGTAGCTAAATATTGGAATAAGTACCAGGAAGATGTTAAGAATTTAGATAATCCTAATTTAGATAGAGCATTAGTTCAAGAAGAAATTGCCAAGGCGCCTTCCTACGATTCTTCTAATAGAAAGAAGATCAAATATACAAAAGAAGTAGATGAGTATCTTGATCAGATTTTAGAAAGTGAGAAAAGAAAGGATTCTATCTTGGGTAATCATAAGCAAGCTTTAAGCGTTGTTCAGATTCATAAGATGATTGTTGATAAGGGTTTTGATATATCTTATCCTTCAATAGCAGTTTATGTTAGAAAGAAAAGAGAAGCTTCTAAAGAATGCTTCATTAAGCAAGTATATGATTTTGCTGATAGGTTAGAATATGACTTTGGTGAACTTAAGCTTGTAATCGATGGCAAACTTGTTAGTTTAAATATGGCTGTTATGAGTTCCCCAGCATCTAATTTTAGATGGGCTTATCTATACACAAGTCAAAATCAAGATGTATTCTTTGATTCACAAGTAAGATTTTTTAATATGATTGGAGGAATGTATAGAGAAATAGTCTATGATAATATGAGAAATGTTGTTAGTAAGTTCATAGGTAGAAATGAAAAAGAACTTAACCCAAGATTAATAGAGTTTGCCAACTACTATGGCTTTTCAGTCAATGTAACCAATTGTTTTTCAGGAAATGAAAAAGGTCATGTTGAAGGAAGTGTTAGGATAATTAGAAAGAATGCTTTTTGTGAAAAATACGAGTTTGATTCAATTGATCAAGCACAAGAGTACTTAAATTCTAAACTTATCCAGTTAAATAAGGACTCTAAGATTAATGAGGAAAAGAAACACCTTCTAGTCCTAAGACCTACTTATGAACTATCAAAAGTATCTTTTGCTAAGGTAGATAAGTATTCTTTAATACAAGTTGATAAAAACAAGTATTCACTACCAGATTACATGGTAGGAAAAACTGTTCTTGTTAGAGCTTATGCTAGGGAAATTAAAATATATGTAAATGATAAACTTCTAGCCGTTCATAAAAGAAAAGATGGTGCTAATGAATATAGCATTGACATCACTCATTACCTAAAATCATTAGCACGCAAACCAGGTGCAATTCGTAATTCTCTCGCCTTAAAAAGTCATCCTGATTTAAAAAACATCTTCGATAAATACTTTACCTCTAACCCAAAGAAGTTCATAGAATTAGTAGAGCTTAACAAAGATAAGGATATTGATCAAATAGTTGATATCTTAAATAACTATTCTAACACTAAGAAAGAACTTGATGTATTAGATATAGTGAAAACCGATAAAAAAGAAGCTGACATAGAAATAAAGGCAAGAAAAATAGTTGCCTCCTATGACTGCCTTGTAATTGGAGGCTAA
- a CDS encoding alpha/beta fold hydrolase, translating to MIFHEFGDKKFPHILLIHGGGNSWWNYLRQARILSDKYHVILPTLDGHGEEYQKEYISTENSAHQIMDYIKNNCDGKLFAVGGVSLGGQIAIELLSLNSDIAQKAIIDGSICIPQPNLSRISTIVVKIFGKLMFSKSASKIQLSLMKKIYPNMAYPEEIENYYMEDMPRLPMKTLVKMYKTYMGKYRLKESITESKAQVLYIYGEKEMRCVKESAKLFQKMHPDCILYEAKGYNHGYLSAYLPLEWIKLVNQFLTN from the coding sequence ATGATATTTCATGAATTTGGTGATAAAAAATTTCCACATATATTATTAATACACGGCGGAGGTAATTCCTGGTGGAATTATCTTCGACAAGCTCGTATATTATCCGATAAATATCATGTAATTTTACCAACACTTGATGGTCATGGAGAAGAATATCAAAAAGAGTATATTTCAACTGAAAATTCCGCACATCAAATTATGGACTATATAAAAAACAATTGCGATGGAAAATTGTTTGCTGTGGGAGGTGTTTCTTTGGGAGGTCAAATTGCCATTGAGTTATTATCGCTAAATAGTGATATAGCTCAGAAAGCAATAATAGATGGTAGTATTTGTATTCCTCAGCCAAATTTATCACGAATTAGTACGATTGTTGTAAAAATATTTGGAAAACTTATGTTTAGTAAATCAGCCAGCAAAATTCAATTAAGTTTGATGAAAAAAATTTATCCTAATATGGCTTATCCGGAAGAGATAGAAAATTATTATATGGAAGATATGCCAAGATTACCAATGAAAACATTAGTGAAAATGTATAAAACATATATGGGAAAGTATAGATTGAAAGAAAGTATTACAGAAAGCAAAGCACAGGTTCTATATATTTATGGCGAGAAAGAAATGCGTTGTGTTAAGGAATCAGCTAAACTATTTCAAAAAATGCATCCTGATTGTATTCTCTACGAAGCTAAAGGTTATAATCATGGATATTTATCAGCGTATTTACCATTAGAGTGGATAAAACTGGTTAATCAATTTTTAACTAATTGA
- the mobQ gene encoding MobQ family relaxase: MAIYHLSIKIISRGKGKSAVAAASYRSGEKIKNEYDGIVHDFTRKGGIAHTEILLPRNAPQEFASRSVLWNSVEKIEKSKNSQLAREIEIALPKELSREKQIELVRKYVKENFVKVGMCADVALHDKNDGNPHAHILLTMRPLNEDKTWGAKSKKEYILDKNGEKIKLKNGNYKTRKINTTDWNEQEKAEEWRKAWADITNKYLEENSIQEKVDHRSYQRQGIEQIPTIHLGESATQMEKKGIATDRGNINREIKHQNAILREISRRIKALLNWIRGIGKEETAETENIKSTIPPKENLLSIFENLINQNADSNNADLEKYIESYQLLKDKNITSISELKESIVTLRDKNYKTTKAIKDIEKRIDDKTQLIDQAEKYLKHKDIYKAYTKLKKSKQEDFYNEHTAEIILFESAKKYLKEHLGESKTLNISKWKSEASTLKKEKKSLYNQILEIREEVKQAESVRSCIEKLLQENRGLTQVKRNELDL; this comes from the coding sequence ATGGCGATATATCATCTCAGTATAAAGATTATATCAAGAGGCAAAGGGAAAAGTGCAGTTGCGGCAGCTTCCTATCGCAGTGGCGAAAAGATAAAAAATGAATATGATGGCATAGTCCACGACTTTACAAGGAAAGGCGGAATAGCCCATACCGAAATTTTATTGCCACGAAATGCACCACAGGAATTTGCAAGTCGTTCTGTCTTGTGGAACAGTGTTGAGAAAATAGAAAAAAGTAAAAACTCACAGCTTGCAAGAGAAATCGAAATTGCCTTACCCAAAGAACTGAGTAGAGAAAAACAGATAGAGCTTGTAAGGAAATATGTAAAAGAAAATTTTGTGAAAGTCGGTATGTGTGCCGATGTTGCTTTGCACGATAAAAATGACGGAAATCCACACGCACATATCTTACTTACCATGCGACCGTTAAACGAAGATAAAACATGGGGAGCAAAATCAAAAAAAGAATATATCCTTGATAAAAACGGAGAAAAGATAAAACTCAAAAACGGCAATTACAAAACAAGAAAAATCAATACAACCGATTGGAATGAGCAAGAAAAAGCGGAAGAGTGGCGAAAAGCATGGGCAGACATTACAAACAAATATCTTGAAGAAAACAGCATACAGGAAAAAGTAGACCATCGTTCCTATCAAAGACAAGGAATAGAGCAAATACCGACCATTCATTTAGGAGAATCAGCAACACAAATGGAGAAGAAAGGCATAGCTACAGACAGAGGAAATATTAACCGAGAAATCAAACATCAAAATGCGATTTTAAGAGAAATCTCAAGAAGAATAAAAGCCTTGTTAAATTGGATAAGAGGAATTGGAAAAGAAGAAACAGCAGAAACAGAAAACATAAAATCCACCATCCCACCAAAAGAAAATCTACTATCCATTTTTGAAAATCTTATCAATCAAAACGCAGATAGCAATAATGCAGACTTAGAGAAATATATTGAGAGTTATCAGCTTCTTAAAGATAAAAACATCACTTCCATATCTGAACTGAAAGAAAGCATAGTTACTTTAAGAGATAAGAATTACAAGACCACAAAAGCTATCAAAGACATTGAAAAAAGAATTGATGATAAAACACAGCTTATCGACCAAGCCGAGAAATATTTGAAACATAAAGATATCTACAAAGCCTATACCAAATTAAAGAAAAGCAAACAGGAAGATTTTTATAATGAGCATACTGCAGAGATTATTCTATTTGAGAGTGCCAAGAAATATCTGAAAGAGCATTTAGGTGAAAGTAAGACCTTAAATATATCCAAGTGGAAATCAGAGGCTAGCACTTTGAAGAAAGAGAAAAAGAGCCTATACAATCAAATATTAGAAATACGAGAGGAAGTTAAACAAGCTGAAAGTGTTAGAAGCTGTATAGAGAAATTACTACAAGAAAACAGAGGACTAACACAGGTAAAGAGGAACGAGTTAGACCTATAA
- a CDS encoding nuclear transport factor 2 family protein, with amino-acid sequence MWLTQKDLGIDDIFSDDVIYIESWCPKYENLQTVKHWFNEWNTRGKVLAWDIKQFFHKDNQTIVEWHFKNKMNEGKVEEFDGISLIVWTADNKIKALKEFGCNCNNYNPYKESETPLFRDEKANWF; translated from the coding sequence ATGTGGCTTACACAAAAAGACTTAGGAATAGATGATATTTTTTCAGATGATGTGATTTATATTGAGAGTTGGTGTCCTAAGTATGAAAATCTGCAAACAGTAAAGCACTGGTTTAATGAGTGGAATACAAGAGGAAAAGTTCTTGCGTGGGATATAAAGCAATTTTTTCATAAGGATAATCAAACTATTGTAGAATGGCACTTCAAAAATAAAATGAATGAGGGGAAAGTTGAAGAATTTGACGGTATCTCTTTGATTGTTTGGACAGCCGATAATAAGATAAAAGCATTGAAAGAGTTTGGTTGTAATTGTAACAACTACAATCCTTACAAAGAGAGTGAAACACCATTATTTAGAGATGAAAAAGCAAATTGGTTTTAG
- a CDS encoding PIN-like domain-containing protein produces the protein MNYEKFKKIINRKTSIIVLDTNVILDLARYSLYSSKNILEIFKECKDLIWIPNQVYKEFNKNKYSVFGQLKKKYQNFEKDLLRVIERSQKNLESVLIKSSKYNYFGRKNLENDLNNKLVELKQIIKSYKNSVGIEYDEITTDSPEIIKDIDNLISYLEKNNRIGNRIRFSEQLKIIREGELRYKYKIPPGYEDINKDGVEKFGDLFVWKEILDLPVEKSVKDIIFITNDIKEDWWSKDSQDNLVVHDKLLSEFKEKNPNVNIEFLTTGMFQNFASKVYDRYDFNVYVDLNRKDVSYVERVKQDISNDIVDSIYNNNYYYLESYVIGSEGIEELDINNCEFNEILDTYEEFTDEIVSITYELEYLINLSCVSFDYWGRDDDTKEVIQSPPIEQEFSGSVIVNVTRLINKDDIEEDSFYINNDKEYTDIEIIEIQIDQDSINKNEEDYDDSYLEEENYNNDYAFICSKCGKGFKDRREDVGGICRDCSFND, from the coding sequence TTGAATTATGAAAAATTTAAAAAAATAATAAATAGAAAAACCTCTATAATAGTATTAGATACAAATGTAATACTTGACTTAGCTCGATATTCATTATACAGTAGCAAAAACATATTAGAAATTTTCAAGGAGTGTAAGGATTTAATATGGATTCCGAATCAAGTGTATAAAGAATTTAATAAAAATAAATATAGCGTATTCGGACAATTGAAAAAAAAGTATCAAAATTTTGAAAAAGATTTACTAAGAGTAATTGAAAGGAGTCAAAAAAATTTAGAGAGTGTCTTGATTAAATCATCTAAATATAATTATTTTGGAAGAAAAAATTTGGAGAATGATTTAAATAACAAGTTAGTTGAATTAAAACAAATAATCAAATCTTATAAAAATAGTGTTGGTATTGAATATGATGAAATAACAACAGATTCTCCTGAAATAATTAAAGATATAGATAATCTTATTTCATATTTAGAAAAAAATAATAGGATAGGTAATAGGATAAGGTTTAGTGAACAATTAAAAATTATTAGAGAGGGTGAACTTAGGTATAAATATAAAATTCCGCCTGGATATGAGGACATTAATAAAGATGGAGTTGAAAAATTTGGAGATTTATTTGTTTGGAAAGAGATATTAGATTTACCAGTTGAAAAATCAGTAAAAGATATTATTTTTATTACGAATGATATAAAAGAAGACTGGTGGAGTAAGGATAGTCAAGATAATTTAGTAGTTCACGATAAATTATTAAGTGAATTTAAAGAAAAAAATCCAAATGTAAATATTGAATTTTTAACAACAGGAATGTTTCAGAATTTCGCTTCAAAAGTATATGATAGATATGATTTTAATGTTTATGTAGATTTAAATAGAAAAGATGTGTCATATGTAGAAAGAGTAAAACAAGATATTTCTAATGATATAGTTGACAGTATTTATAATAACAACTATTATTATCTAGAATCGTATGTTATTGGAAGTGAGGGTATTGAAGAATTAGATATAAATAATTGTGAATTCAATGAGATATTAGATACTTATGAAGAGTTTACAGACGAGATTGTTAGTATAACTTATGAGCTAGAATATTTAATAAATTTAAGTTGTGTATCCTTTGATTATTGGGGACGTGATGATGATACAAAAGAAGTCATACAATCACCACCAATAGAACAAGAATTTAGTGGAAGTGTCATAGTTAATGTCACAAGATTAATTAATAAAGATGATATCGAAGAAGATTCTTTTTATATTAATAATGATAAAGAATATACAGATATTGAAATAATTGAAATTCAGATAGATCAAGATTCTATAAACAAAAATGAAGAAGACTACGATGACTCTTATTTAGAAGAGGAGAATTACAATAATGATTATGCATTTATTTGCTCTAAATGTGGAAAGGGATTTAAGGATAGGCGAGAAGATGTAGGTGGTATTTGTCGAGATTGTTCATTTAATGATTAA
- a CDS encoding SAP domain-containing protein yields the protein MIESRPEFDKITSFDEFNKYYWYREELSRIYKSLGLEYRGTKQELNYIIEQYFKGDLIKKSSIKNEKKQVETITLDTPLLECGFSFNTHFREYFSILTDVSPFKFTADMATAWRKVKRENDLSFTIQDMLKVYYGKSNYAKYDNSVCQWNQFLKDFCADKNSCKYSNKLKVASILWKEVRNSKNEKIYSKNLSTEYADKIKEYCR from the coding sequence TTGATAGAAAGTAGACCTGAGTTTGACAAAATTACATCGTTTGATGAGTTTAATAAATACTATTGGTATCGTGAAGAACTTTCACGGATATACAAGTCATTAGGATTAGAATACAGAGGTACAAAACAGGAACTCAATTATATTATTGAGCAGTACTTTAAGGGTGATTTGATTAAAAAGTCATCAATAAAAAATGAAAAGAAACAAGTAGAAACTATTACCTTAGATACTCCATTACTTGAATGCGGGTTCTCCTTTAACACACATTTCAGAGAGTATTTCTCAATTTTAACAGATGTTTCGCCATTTAAATTTACTGCTGATATGGCTACTGCTTGGAGAAAAGTAAAAAGAGAAAATGATTTGAGTTTTACAATTCAAGATATGCTAAAAGTTTATTATGGAAAATCAAATTATGCGAAGTATGATAATTCAGTTTGTCAATGGAACCAATTTTTAAAGGATTTCTGTGCAGACAAAAATAGTTGCAAATATTCGAACAAATTAAAAGTAGCCTCTATTCTTTGGAAAGAAGTCAGAAATTCAAAAAATGAAAAAATTTATTCAAAGAATCTTTCGACTGAATATGCAGATAAGATAAAAGAGTATTGCAGGTAG
- a CDS encoding DUF3847 domain-containing protein, translated as MKNIDEKILMAEEEIKQLQNKRKKLISQQKQEERKKRDRRLYEKGGVFESIFTESKDFTKDEFYQLITFPNIKELVNQKIKKIIESREQSENQNTENQEEESDT; from the coding sequence ATGAAAAATATAGATGAAAAAATTTTAATGGCAGAAGAAGAAATCAAGCAGTTACAAAACAAAAGAAAGAAACTCATCAGTCAGCAGAAACAGGAAGAGAGAAAAAAGAGAGATAGACGCCTTTATGAAAAAGGAGGAGTCTTTGAAAGTATCTTCACCGAAAGTAAAGATTTTACCAAAGATGAATTCTATCAGCTAATCACATTTCCGAATATAAAAGAGTTAGTAAATCAAAAAATCAAGAAAATTATAGAGAGCAGAGAACAAAGCGAAAATCAAAATACAGAAAACCAAGAGGAAGAAAGCGACACATAG
- the istB gene encoding IS21-like element helper ATPase IstB, whose product MNIKEASNILKLSYLRESYEDLIEESSNLNLSNEEFLKLFLEREVERRKNNGIARRIRNAKFINKKFLEDFDKTKYSLELNKKFEYLETLKFIDNKENIIMIGTPGCGKTHYATALGIKACIAGKNVLFTSVPNLVIELQEAMSKNQITNYKKKFEKYDLVILDELGYVSFDKIGCEILFNLLSSRNDKGSIILTTNLNFERWEEVFKDPMLTGAIVDRLAHRAHIMDMSREKSYRMEDTMEWSKNI is encoded by the coding sequence ATGAATATTAAAGAAGCTTCTAACATACTTAAGCTCTCTTATCTAAGAGAGTCATATGAGGATTTAATAGAAGAATCATCAAATCTAAACTTATCTAACGAAGAATTCTTAAAACTTTTCTTAGAAAGAGAGGTAGAAAGAAGGAAAAACAACGGCATAGCAAGAAGAATAAGAAATGCCAAATTTATCAACAAGAAATTCTTAGAAGACTTTGATAAAACAAAATATTCTTTAGAACTAAACAAAAAATTTGAATATCTTGAAACACTAAAATTCATAGATAACAAAGAAAACATAATCATGATAGGAACACCTGGTTGTGGTAAAACTCATTATGCAACTGCCTTAGGTATTAAGGCATGTATTGCTGGAAAGAATGTACTATTTACCTCTGTTCCTAACCTTGTGATAGAACTACAGGAGGCTATGAGTAAAAATCAAATTACTAACTACAAGAAGAAATTTGAAAAATATGACTTGGTGATCTTAGATGAGCTAGGTTATGTTTCCTTTGATAAGATAGGCTGTGAGATTCTTTTTAACCTATTATCATCTAGAAATGATAAGGGTTCGATAATTTTAACAACGAATTTAAACTTTGAAAGATGGGAGGAAGTTTTTAAAGATCCTATGCTTACTGGGGCTATAGTAGATAGACTTGCTCATAGGGCCCATATTATGGATATGTCTAGAGAAAAATCTTATAGGATGGAAGATACAATGGAGTGGTCAAAGAATATATGA
- a CDS encoding transposon-encoded TnpW family protein: protein MEEEKRKIQVPPHKQLIMDIGKTKYTVNLHFKQGTGETYKDKILKLIKRETEKI from the coding sequence ATGGAAGAAGAAAAAAGAAAAATACAAGTACCACCACATAAACAGTTGATAATGGATATTGGAAAGACAAAATATACTGTAAACCTACATTTTAAGCAAGGTACAGGGGAAACATACAAGGATAAAATACTAAAGCTAATCAAGAGAGAAACAGAGAAGATATAA